From Musa acuminata AAA Group cultivar baxijiao chromosome BXJ3-8, Cavendish_Baxijiao_AAA, whole genome shotgun sequence, one genomic window encodes:
- the LOC135646218 gene encoding fasciclin-like arabinogalactan protein 2, with translation MRRVFPLLAASLLLLLAAASAPVAQGYNITKILAANPEFSTFNHYLTVTHLASEINRRLTITVLAVDNSGMADLLAKHLSVLTIRNVLALHILTDYYGAKKLHQLTGGSTLASSVFQSSGHAPGTTGYINITDHRAGKVTFAAEDSGGAPPVSFVKAVKEMPYNISVLQVSTILSSPEAEAPVAAPAPVNLTALMAKKGCKAFADLLLARPDVLQIFQDNLDSGLTVFCPDDAAVKAFAPKYKNLTADGKASLLLYHGMPVYYSPQLLKANNGVVNTLATDGSNKNFNYTVQTDGTDITLKTRIVTATITSTLIDQDPDAVYAIDKVLQPRELFKLAEVVDAPSPAPAGSKKAKHGAKHASPPAPAGPEEAPADQAAADNAAFRAGSAGRWLVTAAASLAAAVIVVV, from the coding sequence ATGCGGCGAGTTTTTCCTCTTCTCGCCGCTTCGCTTCTCCTGTTGTTGGCGGCCGCCAGCGCCCCGGTGGCGCAAGGCTACAACATAACCAAGATTCTGGCGGCGAACCCTGAGTTCTCCACCTTCAACCACTACCTCACCGTCACCCACCTGGCGTCCGAGATCAACCGCCGCCTCACCATCACCGTGCTTGCGGTCGACAATTCTGGCATGGCCGACCTCCTCGCCAAGCACCTCTCCGTCCTCACAATCCGCAACGTCCTCGCCCTCCACATCCTCACTGACTATTACGGCGCCAAGAAGCTCCACCAGCTCACTGGCGGCTCCACCCTGGCCTCTTCCGTCTTCCAGTCCTCCGGCCACGCCCCCGGAACCACCGGCTACATCAACATTACCGACCACCGCGCCGGCAAGGTCACCTTTGCCGCCGAGGACTCCGGTGGCGCCCCTCCGGTCTCCTTTGTCAAGGCCGTGAAGGAGATGCCCTACAACATTTCCGTGCTGCAGGTGAGCACCATCCTTAGCTCCCCCGAGGCGGAGGCCCCCGTGGCGGCCCCCGCCCCTGTCAACCTCACCGCGCTCATGGCTAAGAAGGGCTGCAAGGCCTTCGCCGACCTGCTGCTCGCCCGCCCGGACGTCCTCCAGATCTTCCAGGACAACCTCGACAGCGGGCTCACCGTCTTCTGCCCCGACGACGCTGCCGTCAAGGCGTTCGCTCCCAAGTACAAGAACCTCACCGCCGACGGCAAGGCCTCCCTCCTCCTCTACCACGGCATGCCGGTGTACTACTCCCCGCAGCTCCTCAAGGCCAACAACGGCGTCGTCAACACCCTCGCCACCGACGGCTCCAACAAGAACTTCAACTACACCGTGCAGACCGACGGCACGGACATCACGCTGAAGACCCGCATCGTCACTGCCACCATCACCTCTACTCTCATCGATCAGGACCCCGACGCCGTCTACGCCATCGACAAGGTGCTCCAGCCCCGGGAGCTGTTCAAGCTCGCTGAGGTCGTCGACGCCCCCTCCCCGGCCCCCGCCGGATCCAAGAAGGCGAAGCACGGGGCCAAGCACGCATCGCCGCCTGCCCCTGCCGGTCCCGAGGAAGCCCCCGCGGATCAGGCGGCGGCTGACAACGCCGCCTTCAGGGCTGGCTCTGCAGGACGGTGGCTCGTCACAGCCGCAGCTTCTCTGGCGGCGGCGGTCATAGTCGTCGTCTAG
- the LOC135644233 gene encoding serine/arginine-rich SC35-like splicing factor SCL30A, producing the protein MHRRESTANDGDQPHGDDFQRSEEAVRPRDGNERRVDPSTPPPSLTSPHEQSRSEEYDEHYGDLNISEDFNRSEEAVGIRDGNVRRTDPSTVPPTPPPGNERLGSPSRGAGSAGGSEETGGLLDEGGEQSGDTSLLVGELHWWTTDADLEAELCKYGRVKEIKFDVWDNGKSNGMCIVDFYDPMAAAACRDGMNGHVFNNRPCVVEWAPPPIVPRTLALPAQPRGSGGGDGSMLPCPRVAAAPPRPAAAPPPPAAAPVNLLRLLLHLPHLRLLFLLLLL; encoded by the exons ATGCATCGGAGGGAAAGTACCGCCAACGATGGCGACCAACCGCATGGCGATGACTTTCAGCGGAGCGAAGAAGCCGTACGTCCCCGCGACGGCAATGAGAGGCGGGTCGACCCCTCCACGCCACCGCCATCCCTTACGTCTCCGCACGAGCAGTCCCGTTCGGAGGAGTACGACGAACATTACGGCGACCTCAACATCAGCGAGGACTTCAACCGGAGCGAAGAAGCCGTGGGTATCCGGGACGGAAATGTGAGGCGGACCGACCCCTCCACGGTGCCGCCGACGCCGCCTCCGGGAAATGAGCGTTTGGGTTCCCCAAGCCGAGGTGCTGGTAGCGCCGGAGGTAGTGAAGAAACCGGAGGGCTTCTTGATGAAGGCGGCGAACAATCCGGCGATACGTCTCTGTTAGTCGGCGAACTCCATTGGTGGACCACCGATGCCGATCTAGAGGCGGAGCTCTGCAAGTATGGGCGTGTGAAGGAAATAAAATTCGATGTGTGGGACAACGGGAAATCGAATGGCATGTGCATCGTCGATTTCTACGACCCCATGGCCGCGGCTGCCTGCAGGGATGGCATGAACGGGCACGTTTTTAACAACCGACCGTGCGTCGTTGAGTGGGCGCCGCCGCCTATAGTTCCCCGGACGTTGGCATTGCCGGCACAACCACGAGGGAGCGGAGGAGGAGATGGGTCGATGCTTCCCTGTCCCCGAGTTGCGGCGGCTCCTCCTCGTCCCGCCGCGGCTCCTCCTCCACCTGCGGCGGCTCCTGTGAACCTG TTACGGCTCCTCCTCCATCTCCCCCACTTGcggctcctcttcctcctcctccttctatgA
- the LOC103996286 gene encoding uncharacterized protein LOC103996286 encodes MGCSFSGLNSFYDAVNGAGDVWINENRFRIVRQLGEGGFAFVFLVKEVVADGAAGLARKKSINPSHVSDDGTYAMKKVIIQTEEQLEMVKQEIRVSSLFSHPNLLPLLDHAIIPVKGTHDISRKHEAYLLFPVHLDGTLLDIATIMQSKKESFTTTTVLQIFRQLCAGLKHMHSFDPPYAHNDVKPGNVLITHRKGQPPLAILMDFGSARPARKEIRSRSEALQLQEWASEHCSAPFRAPELWDCPSHADIDERTDIWSLGCTLYAIMYGTSPFEYALGESGGSLQLAVMNAQIKWPSGHNPPYPENLHQFVLWMLQPQPAMRPNIDDIIIHVDKLILKFSS; translated from the exons atggGGTGCTCGTTCTCGGGGCTGAACTCCTTCTATGACGCCGTCAACGGGGCCGGGGACGTTTGGATCAACGAGAATCGTTTCCGGATCGTGAGGCAGCTCGGAGAGGGGGGTTTCGCCTTCGTGTTCCTCGTTAAAGAGGTGGTCGCCGATGGCGCCGCTGGCCTCGCCCGCAAGAAGTCCATCAATCCTTCCCACGTCTCAG ATGATGGAACTTATGCCATGAAGAAAGTCATCATTCAAACAGAGGAGCAGCTGGAGATGGTTAAGCAGGAGATCCGTGTCTCGTCCCTCTTCAGCCATCCTAATCTGCTTCCCCTACTCGATCATGCGATCATTCCCGTAAAG GGCACACATGATATATCACGGAAGCATGAAGCCTACTTATTGTTCCCGGTTCACTTGGATGGAACTTTACTTGACATTGCTACCATTATGCAATCAaagaaggaaagctttacaacaaCAACTGTTCTTCAGATTTTCAGACAG CTTTGTGCTGGTCTGAAGCACATGCACAGCTTTGATCCtccatatgctcataatgatgtgaAACCTGGTAATGTTCTCATAACTCACAGGAAGGGACAACCTCCTCTTgctattttaatggattttggaaGTGCACGCCCTGCAAGGAAAGAAATTCGTTCGAGATCAGAGGCTTTACAGTTACAG GAATGGGCCAGTGAGCACTGTTCTGCACCCTTCCGTGCTCCTGAGCTGTGGGACTGTCCAAGCCATGCTGATATTGATGAGAGGACAGATATCTGGTCGCTCGGTTGTACCCTGTATGCGATAAT GTACGGAACATCACCATTTGAGTATGCACTCGGTGAATCCGGAGGAAGCTTACAGTTAGCCGTCATGAATGCACAGATTAAATGGCCATCTGGACACAACCCTCCTTATCCTGAGAACCTCCACCAGTTTGTGCTCTGGATGTTACAGCCCCAACCCGCAATGCGGCCGAACATCGACGATATAATCATTCATGTCGACAAGCTCATATTGAAATTCTCATCttaa
- the LOC103996285 gene encoding biogenesis of lysosome-related organelles complex 1 subunit 2 codes for MAEAEKKREAVMAEEEKRREAGRHELAESLADLFTSISAMIKGELEGTNNQLLLLEKMNQRVAEEYNGYGDVAAGLRVFVEQLCEKNHGFEEYVQQIEKIDQQLTEFEAVVSMLDKYVSLLEKKVQSAHHNIPT; via the exons ATGGCGGAggcggagaagaagagggaggcgGTGAtggcggaggaggagaagaggagggaggCGGGGAGACACGAGCTTGCGGAATCCTTGGCCGATCTCTTCACCAGTATATCCGCCATGATCAAAGGCGAACTCGAG GGAACAAATAATCAACTATTGCTCCTGGAAAAAATGAACCAGAGAGTAGCTGAGGAATACAATGGATATGGAGATGTCGCAGCTGGCCTGAGAGTCTTTGTTGAGCAACTATGTGAGAAAAATCATGGATTTGAAGAGTATGTCCAGCAAATTGAGAAGATAGACCAGCAACTTACTGAATTTGAAGCTGTTGTATCAATGCTTGATAAATATGTTTCTTTACTTGAAAAGAAGGTACAATCTGCACATCATAATATTCCTACTTAA